One genomic window of Methanosalsum zhilinae DSM 4017 includes the following:
- the aglJ gene encoding S-layer glycoprotein N-glycosyltransferase AglJ — MKEDNPDVCILLPTLNEEATIAQLVRDFRSEGFDDILVIDGNSTDRTREFAISEGASVVLQEGKGKGQALQQAFDLLENDYIIMADGDGTYLASDVHSLLDPLLEDRADHVIGNRFANYEKGAFTRLNRTGNYLINRLFGFAYGEWLNDILSGYRGFTREAIKSFELNKTGFEIESEITIESVKKDMRIAEVPITYLARSEAAATKLNPLRDGFKIGATIYQLAKVHNPMFYFGIIGTILLIFGILTGAFVVSEWLKGVTRELMTILTAILILSGFQVLIFGFMSDLIVSLHRDTIRTIRRIEKNKK, encoded by the coding sequence TTGAAAGAAGATAACCCTGATGTTTGTATACTTCTTCCTACATTAAATGAGGAAGCAACCATTGCCCAGCTTGTAAGGGATTTCAGGTCAGAGGGCTTTGATGATATACTTGTAATTGACGGCAACAGTACCGACCGTACAAGGGAGTTTGCCATATCAGAAGGTGCCAGTGTGGTCCTTCAGGAAGGCAAGGGTAAAGGTCAGGCACTGCAGCAGGCCTTTGATTTATTAGAGAATGATTATATCATCATGGCAGATGGTGATGGTACCTATCTGGCATCCGATGTACATAGTTTACTTGATCCTCTTCTGGAGGACCGTGCAGATCATGTGATAGGCAACAGATTTGCAAATTATGAAAAGGGTGCATTCACTCGACTGAACAGAACAGGTAATTATCTTATAAATCGTCTTTTTGGTTTTGCCTATGGCGAATGGCTGAATGATATACTGTCCGGGTATCGGGGATTTACCAGAGAGGCCATCAAATCATTCGAACTCAACAAGACCGGATTTGAAATTGAGTCAGAGATCACAATTGAAAGCGTAAAAAAGGATATGAGGATTGCTGAGGTTCCAATAACATATCTTGCAAGGAGTGAAGCAGCTGCAACCAAACTGAATCCTCTGCGTGATGGGTTCAAGATAGGTGCTACAATATATCAGCTTGCAAAAGTTCACAACCCGATGTTCTATTTTGGAATTATAGGTACCATACTTCTGATATTTGGAATACTTACAGGTGCTTTTGTTGTGAGTGAATGGCTAAAGGGAGTTACACGTGAACTCATGACCATTCTTACTGCCATTCTTATATTGTCCGGTTTTCAGGTGCTGATATTTGGTTTCATGAGCGATCTGATAGTATCGCTTCACAGGGATACTATACGCACTATCAGAAGGATTGAGAAGAATAAAAAATAA
- the scpB gene encoding SMC-Scp complex subunit ScpB gives MNHKEIVEAALFVAGDGVNIKSLAKIVNIPEKNVIDTVRSLMEEYSSRETGLEIVETGEKRYVMQVKPRYSDIVSRLAPGEIKSPVLRTLSMIAYHQPIAQSELVDIRGNSVYEHIRELKDRGLVNAAPHGRTRILQTTPLFAEYFGIDSNDPESIRKKIIELSRKQSGSVGLDRWLGRRVVAITPMYESLMEMCGIEDYRVLNVYSPDEDELDSLADVYRLIVSRGYSEQVSRYYDGEIIEIGSTTFNDLIDSIQSLEDIYDSDKARESIEKIKELRERYVSKAMVIDRKVKPATDMISRIVSDLHIGVSSTGVVIAPDYGVSSNGVDVSHDARILVPTHEKEGSLIERVCRKYDAVIDGLKE, from the coding sequence ATGAATCATAAGGAAATTGTCGAGGCGGCCCTGTTTGTTGCAGGAGATGGGGTCAATATCAAATCTCTTGCCAAGATCGTAAATATCCCTGAAAAGAATGTTATAGATACTGTCAGGTCACTCATGGAGGAATACAGTAGCAGGGAAACGGGGCTTGAAATTGTGGAGACCGGTGAGAAGCGATATGTAATGCAGGTCAAACCCAGATACTCCGATATTGTGAGTCGTCTTGCACCAGGTGAAATAAAGTCTCCTGTACTTAGAACACTGTCCATGATAGCATACCATCAACCAATAGCCCAGTCAGAACTTGTGGATATCAGGGGTAATTCTGTCTATGAGCATATACGTGAACTTAAAGACAGAGGCCTTGTAAACGCAGCTCCACATGGTCGTACAAGGATACTTCAGACAACACCGCTGTTTGCAGAATATTTTGGAATTGATTCCAATGATCCAGAGTCTATCAGGAAAAAGATAATTGAGCTCTCCAGAAAACAGAGCGGAAGTGTGGGACTTGACAGATGGCTTGGAAGAAGGGTTGTTGCAATAACTCCAATGTACGAATCACTAATGGAAATGTGTGGAATAGAGGATTATCGTGTGCTAAATGTATACAGCCCGGATGAGGATGAACTTGATTCACTGGCTGATGTGTATAGGCTGATAGTGTCCAGGGGATACAGTGAACAGGTGAGCAGGTATTACGATGGTGAGATCATTGAAATTGGATCCACTACTTTCAATGATCTTATAGATTCAATTCAATCCCTTGAAGACATATACGATTCCGATAAGGCCCGGGAGAGTATAGAGAAAATCAAAGAGCTCAGGGAAAGATATGTATCAAAGGCAATGGTGATAGACAGGAAGGTAAAACCTGCTACAGATATGATTTCCAGGATAGTGTCAGATCTGCATATAGGGGTTTCTTCAACGGGGGTTGTAATAGCGCCTGATTATGGAGTGTCCAGCAATGGAGTGGATGTGTCACATGATGCCCGGATTCTTGTACCCACTCATGAGAAGGAGGGAAGCTTGATTGAAAGGGTGTGCAGAAAATATGATGCAGTTATAGATGGCCTTAAAGAATAA
- a CDS encoding SAM hydrolase/SAM-dependent halogenase family protein, giving the protein MSLISLTTDFGSFYPAFMKAVILRINPDARIVDVTHTVSHADIRAGAFAIYSIVPYFSQDSIHVGVVDPGVGTSRRSIVIDAQGVLFVGPDNGLLIPAAKRIAGQDLRVYEIKNKKFMLEVSATFHGRDIFAPVSAHLSCGASADEVGERVYDWVDLDFKQPLIQDSSVSGEVIFVDDFGNIVSNIPYSMISQITDFGSEVIVYNRKIPFCRTYGRVDEGNMIALIGSHGFAEIAINQGNAAKKLGISSGDRMIIEACNDTD; this is encoded by the coding sequence ATGTCGCTAATATCACTTACAACTGATTTTGGATCATTCTATCCTGCATTTATGAAGGCAGTTATTCTCAGGATTAATCCTGATGCAAGGATTGTTGATGTCACACATACAGTTTCCCACGCTGATATCCGTGCCGGGGCTTTTGCCATTTATTCAATAGTTCCGTACTTTTCCCAGGATTCCATTCATGTAGGTGTGGTTGATCCGGGGGTGGGTACATCCAGGCGTTCCATTGTGATAGATGCACAGGGGGTTCTTTTTGTTGGCCCGGATAACGGTCTGCTGATACCGGCAGCAAAAAGAATTGCAGGGCAAGATCTCAGAGTATATGAAATAAAAAACAAAAAATTTATGCTTGAGGTGTCAGCGACCTTTCATGGAAGGGATATATTTGCACCGGTATCTGCTCATCTCTCCTGCGGAGCATCTGCTGATGAGGTTGGTGAGAGAGTATATGATTGGGTGGACCTGGATTTCAAACAGCCCCTTATTCAGGATAGTTCAGTATCCGGAGAGGTTATTTTTGTAGATGATTTTGGAAACATCGTTTCAAATATACCATATAGCATGATCTCTCAGATAACTGATTTTGGGAGTGAAGTTATTGTATATAACAGAAAGATTCCCTTCTGTCGTACATATGGGCGTGTTGATGAAGGAAATATGATTGCCCTTATCGGGAGTCATGGTTTTGCTGAAATCGCTATAAATCAGGGTAATGCTGCAAAAAAGCTGGGAATCTCTTCTGGAGACCGGATGATAATTGAAGCCTGTAATGATACTGATTGA
- a CDS encoding segregation and condensation protein A → MNTAREMEIEDISDSLGQGSLNLIPTLDPDFIESLQKLGVDESKLELSGDVAGEPVEILVNLAKNEEINPWDIDIVEVTDKFLRRIEEMKITDLRISGRTLLYASILLRMKSNALVEDVEEEDEEEDGFLDEELGFYDIEEYPVPNLPIRRSSKRPVTLEELITELQKAERVETRRRDRIKHRKGSENRAVTTDEVLEIAHEENITVLTESLYGILEGMFEENEYVSFSHLLEAGYGEEISDQIMAYISLLFLATEKKIRLHQRELFDELYISRNDAAIMQ, encoded by the coding sequence TTGAATACTGCCAGGGAAATGGAAATTGAGGATATATCAGATAGTCTGGGACAGGGAAGTCTCAATCTGATTCCCACACTGGATCCTGATTTTATAGAGAGCCTGCAAAAGCTTGGTGTGGATGAATCAAAGCTGGAACTATCCGGTGATGTTGCAGGGGAACCGGTTGAAATTCTGGTAAACCTTGCAAAGAATGAGGAGATCAATCCCTGGGATATCGATATCGTTGAGGTCACTGACAAGTTCCTGCGCAGAATAGAAGAGATGAAGATTACTGATCTGAGGATTTCTGGAAGAACACTTCTGTATGCTTCAATACTTCTTAGAATGAAATCCAATGCCCTTGTGGAGGATGTTGAGGAGGAAGATGAAGAAGAAGACGGTTTTCTGGATGAAGAGCTTGGTTTTTATGATATAGAGGAATATCCTGTTCCAAATCTTCCGATCCGGCGAAGTTCAAAGCGCCCTGTTACCCTTGAGGAATTGATCACAGAACTCCAGAAGGCAGAACGAGTTGAGACTAGGCGAAGGGACCGTATAAAACACAGAAAGGGTAGTGAAAACCGAGCAGTTACAACTGATGAAGTGCTTGAAATTGCACATGAGGAAAATATAACCGTTCTTACAGAATCTCTCTATGGAATTCTGGAGGGTATGTTTGAAGAAAATGAGTATGTTTCTTTTAGCCATTTACTTGAAGCAGGTTATGGTGAAGAGATATCTGATCAGATAATGGCCTATATCTCACTTCTTTTCCTTGCCACAGAAAAGAAGATTCGTCTACACCAGAGGGAACTGTTTGATGAACTTTATATAAGCCGCAATGATGCTGCAATAATGCAATGA
- a CDS encoding TATA-box-binding protein, with translation MTGYNIKIENVVASTKLAESFDLTKIEMEFEGAEYNKQKFPGLVYRVSDPKAAFLVFTSGKVVCTGAKNVEDVHTVIKNMARKLNSIGVETVEDPDITVQNIVASADLHAILNLNAIAIGLGLENIEYEPEQFPGLVYRIDEPKVVVLIFSSGKLVVTGGKSPEDCEMGVEVVRQQLDSMGLL, from the coding sequence ATGACTGGATATAATATCAAAATCGAAAATGTGGTTGCATCCACTAAACTTGCAGAAAGTTTTGACCTGACAAAGATAGAAATGGAATTTGAAGGTGCAGAATATAACAAACAGAAGTTTCCTGGTCTTGTATATCGTGTTTCTGACCCAAAGGCTGCTTTTCTGGTATTCACATCCGGTAAGGTAGTCTGTACAGGTGCCAAGAATGTGGAGGATGTACACACCGTTATTAAGAATATGGCCCGCAAACTCAATTCCATAGGGGTCGAAACCGTTGAGGATCCTGATATAACAGTGCAGAACATTGTTGCCTCTGCTGATCTTCATGCAATACTTAATCTAAACGCAATTGCAATAGGACTTGGTCTTGAAAATATTGAATATGAACCTGAACAGTTCCCTGGACTTGTATACAGGATTGATGAACCAAAGGTAGTAGTTCTGATATTCAGTTCAGGAAAACTGGTTGTCACAGGTGGCAAATCCCCCGAAGACTGTGAAATGGGTGTTGAAGTGGTAAGACAGCAGCTTGACAGCATGGGATTGCTGTAA
- the thiC gene encoding phosphomethylpyrimidine synthase ThiC codes for MSIVNDAKNGKITEEMKTVAASEGVDPEFVRRGIAAGRIVIPTSPYRDVKLCGIGEGLRTKVNASIGTSSDIVDVDMEIEKAKAAEREGADTLMELSTGGDFLDIRKKVVDSISLSVGSVPLYQAFIEATRKHGSIVHMTEDDLFKATEDQAKLGTNFMAIHTGINQVTLDRLKAHGRYGGLCSRGGAFMSTWMLYNEKENPLYSQFDYLVELLKEHEVVLSMGNGMRAGAVHDATDRAQIQELVINAELADKAHDQGLQVIVEGPGHVPIDMIETNVKLMKAMTNNKPFYMLGPLVTDVAPGRDHIVTAIGASLSSSVGCDFLCYVTPAEHLALPNVEDVVTGVQTSKIAAHVGDMVRLGKRDQDLAMSRARAGLKWEDMYEHALDPEYARKIRDSRAPADEESCTMCGDFCALKIVNQSYNLAK; via the coding sequence ATGAGTATAGTCAATGATGCAAAGAATGGTAAAATCACTGAAGAAATGAAGACAGTTGCAGCTTCCGAGGGCGTTGACCCTGAATTTGTAAGAAGGGGTATTGCAGCAGGAAGGATCGTAATCCCAACATCTCCTTACAGGGATGTAAAATTATGCGGTATTGGAGAGGGACTAAGAACAAAGGTAAATGCATCCATTGGTACATCTTCTGATATTGTGGATGTTGATATGGAAATTGAAAAGGCAAAGGCAGCCGAAAGAGAAGGTGCGGATACTCTTATGGAGCTAAGTACCGGTGGAGATTTCCTTGATATCAGGAAAAAAGTTGTTGACAGCATCTCCCTTTCAGTTGGATCAGTTCCCCTCTACCAGGCATTCATTGAGGCTACAAGAAAACATGGTTCAATTGTCCATATGACAGAAGATGATCTCTTCAAAGCTACAGAGGACCAGGCAAAGCTGGGAACAAACTTTATGGCAATACACACAGGTATCAATCAGGTGACACTTGACAGGCTCAAGGCACATGGTAGATATGGTGGCCTCTGCTCTCGTGGTGGTGCCTTCATGAGTACCTGGATGCTCTATAATGAAAAGGAAAATCCCCTCTACAGTCAGTTTGATTACCTGGTTGAGCTCCTCAAGGAGCACGAGGTGGTTCTTTCAATGGGTAATGGAATGCGCGCAGGAGCAGTCCACGATGCAACCGACAGGGCCCAGATACAGGAACTTGTGATCAATGCTGAACTGGCAGATAAGGCCCATGATCAGGGATTGCAGGTAATTGTTGAGGGACCGGGGCATGTACCCATAGATATGATAGAGACCAATGTAAAGCTGATGAAAGCAATGACCAACAATAAGCCATTTTACATGCTTGGTCCACTGGTAACTGATGTTGCACCAGGCCGTGATCATATCGTAACTGCTATTGGAGCATCACTGTCCAGTTCAGTAGGATGTGATTTCCTCTGCTATGTGACACCGGCAGAACATCTTGCACTGCCCAATGTGGAAGATGTAGTCACAGGTGTCCAGACCTCCAAGATTGCAGCTCATGTTGGTGATATGGTGCGTCTTGGAAAACGTGACCAGGATCTTGCTATGTCCAGAGCACGTGCAGGCCTTAAATGGGAGGATATGTATGAACATGCGCTTGATCCGGAATATGCACGTAAGATCAGGGACAGCCGGGCTCCTGCAGATGAAGAATCATGTACGATGTGCGGAGATTTCTGTGCCCTTAAGATTGTCAACCAGAGTTATAATCTTGCAAAATAA
- a CDS encoding radical SAM protein codes for MNTKDRIMVQSSPLFYLKTLWQLHIRKRPVVLSHGINSSCNLRCSFCDYWMEERDEMSTEEIFDLLREARSFGILFYNAWTTEPLLREDLPEILEYAHQLGMITSLITNGKLLEERIDDLEHLDYLSVSVDGIRTHKQIRGLDFAAILPGIVKARDKFHKKILINCVISNKNLTDIEDLVKLVQDLNLKISFEPVHEFKSIDKKTWEEFGIDNRQEYEKIVDRLIEMKKEGYPIINSITYLSMVKNLDLNYRCHASDIILNVTSDGEVEHCRVRKKSIGNIREGITNIWDRSDNTRKHLTSSCEGCLFFGYVENSLLYEFRPEVIKNYEWM; via the coding sequence ATGAATACCAAAGATAGGATTATGGTCCAGTCCTCTCCTTTGTTCTATCTTAAAACCCTCTGGCAGTTACATATCAGAAAGAGACCCGTGGTACTCTCCCATGGTATCAACTCAAGCTGTAATCTCAGATGCAGTTTCTGTGACTACTGGATGGAAGAAAGGGATGAGATGAGTACAGAAGAGATCTTCGATCTTCTCAGGGAAGCCAGATCTTTTGGAATTCTTTTCTACAATGCATGGACCACCGAACCATTGCTCAGAGAGGATCTTCCTGAGATTCTGGAATATGCACACCAGCTGGGAATGATTACATCTCTTATTACCAATGGAAAACTGCTTGAGGAGAGAATTGATGATCTGGAGCATCTTGATTATCTTTCTGTATCTGTAGATGGCATCAGAACTCATAAACAGATCAGAGGACTTGATTTTGCAGCTATATTACCTGGAATCGTAAAAGCCAGAGATAAATTCCACAAAAAAATATTAATAAACTGTGTTATCAGCAATAAGAACCTCACAGATATAGAAGATCTGGTAAAACTTGTTCAGGACCTGAACCTGAAGATATCATTTGAACCTGTACATGAATTTAAGAGTATAGATAAAAAAACATGGGAAGAGTTCGGGATAGATAACAGGCAGGAATATGAAAAAATTGTTGATAGGCTCATTGAGATGAAAAAGGAAGGATATCCAATAATCAATTCCATCACATACCTTAGCATGGTAAAAAATCTGGACCTGAACTACAGATGCCATGCATCAGATATAATACTCAATGTTACCTCAGACGGAGAGGTCGAGCACTGTCGTGTACGGAAAAAAAGTATCGGAAATATCAGGGAGGGTATAACAAATATCTGGGACAGATCAGATAATACTCGCAAGCATCTGACCTCCAGCTGTGAAGGGTGCCTGTTCTTTGGATATGTGGAAAACAGCCTGCTCTATGAGTTCAGGCCTGAGGTTATAAAAAACTATGAGTGGATGTAA
- the smc gene encoding chromosome segregation protein SMC — translation MYIKQIEFTNFKSFGKKVRIPFFDDFTTISGPNGSGKSNIIDGILFALGLSSSRTLRAEKLTDLIYNDGNKNKRPDFAQVSIVFDNTDREMPVDADQVTITRKIRETDSGYYSYFYFNGKPVSLSDVHNILSKARVTPEGYNVVMQGDVTRIITMTPTERRKIVDEIAGVSEFDNKKERALNELEIVRERIERVDIIIDEVGTQLEKLRGERDQALKYRSLRQEKMKYEGFVLLSKLKDARSELTAVKDEIDCRKGSLEELQSLMEQASQKLETAENELEELTETIRKMGEDEQIQIKKDIEEIRGEISRCSGSIELTESEIEDIDSRRRKVFVEIDEDKNRINELESRISENTLRKESLNDQIGEHRTEYRLVMSKIAEIDSKFASTRDELSSLKSELEDLKNRKSELLREEDRLLDALRRRSAEVREIENEIDDAKSKVESSDSDTRSIKYEIEKLTEKINTLTQDMDDLESNRSQIKKVVTELEDTLRKYQQEYALVEARVRAAEDSGNYSKAVDIVLDARKKKVLPGIYGTIAELGKVDQKYATALEIAAGGRMQAVVVETDEDGAGAIDYLKSRRGGRATFLPLNRMEARRPYKDLSDREGVVGYAIDLIDFDPRFEAAFWYVFRDTLVVDNLKNARRLMGGLRMVTLDGETIEKSGAMTGGFRQSSRLSFAAAEKEKLVKLAEQITEYDSRRNTALKKMDSVEAHISSTRKEIDDLEKMISRKEMQLEEIAGRGERLAGLIESRNQELEEIESAQKKLREQMDAVVSERNEIEENIKSLTDRIEDLEKKLSSSQIPEFNKRAESIDEEIKRLEDRVRDIDSQINALRLDHEYAQKKIEDNRNLIKDLEDRKSEYRDRIVSLGKKIEELESLLAEKQNKESQISENLAEARKRREQKQSEYRNIKSEFEAARSRFEDAQREMTALESTRDALTEQISELITELERRGVEETDDVPGYEAVRTRISSIERAMEKMEPVNMRAIEEYDNVKSRLSELEQRRDILFNEREEILIRINQYEKFKKEAFMDSYNGINEHFKNIFNELSDGRGELVLDNYEDPFSGGLTLKAQPKDKTLQRLEAMSGGEKSLTALAFVFAIQQYRPAPFYAFDEIDMFLDGSNAERVAQRIKKSGTYAQFIVVSLRKPMIEAASRTIGVAMQDNNITSITGVKLR, via the coding sequence GTGTATATCAAGCAAATAGAGTTTACGAATTTCAAATCTTTTGGTAAAAAGGTCAGAATCCCTTTTTTTGATGACTTCACTACCATTTCCGGCCCAAACGGAAGTGGTAAATCCAATATCATAGACGGTATACTGTTTGCACTGGGACTTTCCAGTTCAAGGACCCTGAGAGCAGAGAAACTTACAGATCTGATCTATAATGATGGGAATAAAAATAAAAGACCGGATTTTGCTCAGGTTTCAATAGTTTTTGACAATACTGATCGTGAAATGCCTGTTGATGCAGACCAGGTAACAATTACCCGCAAGATCAGGGAGACGGACAGTGGATATTACAGCTATTTTTATTTTAATGGAAAACCTGTAAGCCTTTCAGATGTTCATAATATTCTTTCCAAAGCAAGGGTCACTCCGGAAGGCTATAATGTAGTTATGCAGGGTGATGTAACCCGTATAATTACAATGACTCCTACAGAGCGCCGTAAAATAGTTGATGAGATAGCAGGTGTTTCTGAATTTGACAATAAAAAGGAAAGGGCCCTAAATGAACTGGAAATTGTCAGGGAGAGAATTGAGAGGGTTGACATCATAATAGACGAGGTGGGTACACAGCTTGAGAAATTAAGAGGTGAAAGGGACCAGGCGCTCAAATACAGATCACTAAGGCAGGAGAAAATGAAGTATGAAGGTTTTGTTCTCCTGTCCAAACTCAAGGATGCCAGATCAGAACTAACTGCGGTAAAAGATGAGATCGATTGCAGAAAGGGTTCACTGGAAGAACTTCAAAGTCTGATGGAACAGGCTTCGCAGAAACTGGAAACTGCAGAGAATGAACTTGAGGAACTGACAGAAACCATCAGGAAGATGGGTGAGGATGAACAGATACAGATCAAAAAAGACATTGAGGAGATAAGGGGAGAAATTTCGAGATGTAGTGGCAGTATTGAACTTACTGAAAGTGAGATCGAGGATATTGATTCCCGCAGAAGAAAGGTATTTGTTGAGATAGATGAAGATAAGAACAGGATCAATGAACTGGAATCCAGGATATCGGAAAATACGCTTAGAAAGGAAAGCCTGAATGATCAGATTGGAGAGCACAGGACTGAGTACAGGCTGGTGATGAGCAAGATTGCAGAAATCGATTCAAAATTTGCAAGTACCAGGGATGAGCTCTCATCACTCAAATCTGAACTGGAAGATCTCAAGAACAGAAAAAGTGAACTTCTAAGAGAAGAGGACCGTCTGTTGGATGCACTCAGGCGCAGGTCTGCAGAGGTCAGGGAGATTGAGAATGAGATCGATGATGCAAAATCAAAGGTTGAGTCCTCCGACAGTGATACCCGTTCAATAAAATATGAAATCGAAAAACTCACTGAAAAAATCAATACTCTTACACAGGATATGGATGATCTGGAGAGCAACAGATCCCAGATAAAAAAGGTTGTTACTGAGCTGGAAGATACTCTGCGCAAGTACCAGCAGGAATATGCACTTGTAGAAGCCCGCGTCAGGGCTGCTGAAGATTCCGGTAACTATTCAAAAGCTGTGGATATAGTTCTTGATGCACGTAAAAAGAAGGTTCTTCCAGGTATCTATGGAACTATTGCAGAGCTTGGAAAGGTGGACCAGAAATATGCCACTGCTCTTGAAATCGCTGCTGGTGGACGCATGCAGGCAGTTGTGGTGGAAACCGATGAGGATGGGGCAGGTGCTATTGATTATCTAAAGAGCAGAAGAGGTGGAAGGGCAACATTTCTTCCACTAAACAGGATGGAAGCCAGAAGACCCTACAAGGATCTCTCTGACAGAGAAGGCGTTGTTGGATATGCCATTGACCTGATAGACTTTGATCCAAGATTTGAGGCAGCTTTCTGGTATGTTTTCAGAGATACTCTGGTTGTTGATAACCTGAAAAACGCAAGACGCCTGATGGGTGGTTTGCGGATGGTTACCCTTGATGGAGAGACTATAGAAAAGAGTGGAGCCATGACAGGCGGATTCAGGCAGAGTTCAAGACTGTCCTTTGCTGCTGCTGAAAAGGAGAAACTGGTAAAACTGGCAGAACAGATTACGGAATACGACTCCAGGAGAAATACCGCTTTAAAAAAGATGGACTCTGTGGAAGCTCATATCTCATCTACCAGAAAGGAAATTGATGACCTGGAAAAAATGATATCAAGAAAGGAAATGCAGCTTGAAGAGATTGCAGGGCGTGGTGAGAGGCTGGCAGGTCTGATAGAATCCCGAAATCAGGAACTTGAAGAGATTGAATCTGCACAGAAAAAGTTGCGGGAGCAGATGGATGCTGTAGTCTCTGAAAGGAACGAAATTGAAGAGAATATCAAATCACTTACAGACCGGATAGAGGACCTGGAAAAGAAACTGTCCAGTTCTCAGATTCCGGAATTTAACAAAAGGGCTGAAAGTATTGATGAAGAGATTAAAAGGCTGGAAGACAGGGTTCGGGATATAGATTCCCAGATCAATGCTCTGCGTCTTGACCATGAGTATGCGCAGAAAAAAATTGAAGATAACAGGAATCTGATCAAAGACCTTGAAGATAGAAAGTCAGAGTACAGGGATCGCATAGTTTCCCTTGGTAAAAAGATCGAAGAACTTGAATCTCTTCTGGCAGAAAAGCAGAACAAGGAGAGCCAGATATCTGAAAATCTTGCAGAGGCCCGTAAAAGAAGAGAACAGAAGCAGAGTGAATACCGCAATATCAAATCTGAGTTCGAAGCTGCCAGGTCCAGGTTCGAAGATGCACAAAGAGAAATGACAGCTCTGGAATCTACCCGTGATGCCCTGACAGAGCAGATAAGTGAACTGATCACTGAACTGGAGAGAAGAGGTGTGGAGGAAACCGATGATGTTCCTGGCTATGAAGCTGTAAGGACAAGGATTTCATCTATAGAAAGAGCTATGGAAAAAATGGAACCTGTAAACATGCGTGCCATTGAGGAATATGATAATGTGAAATCAAGACTTTCTGAACTGGAGCAGAGACGGGATATTCTGTTCAATGAGAGAGAAGAGATTCTGATCCGCATAAACCAGTACGAGAAATTCAAGAAAGAGGCGTTCATGGATTCTTACAATGGTATCAATGAACATTTCAAAAATATATTCAATGAACTCTCGGATGGCAGAGGTGAACTGGTTCTGGACAACTATGAAGACCCTTTCAGCGGTGGGCTAACCCTCAAGGCCCAGCCTAAGGATAAAACCCTGCAAAGGCTTGAAGCCATGTCAGGTGGTGAAAAAAGCTTAACTGCCCTTGCATTTGTTTTTGCAATACAGCAATACAGACCGGCACCATTTTATGCATTTGATGAAATTGATATGTTCCTGGATGGATCAAATGCAGAAAGGGTGGCCCAGCGTATAAAGAAATCCGGAACCTATGCCCAGTTTATTGTGGTATCCCTCAGAAAGCCAATGATAGAGGCAGCTTCAAGAACAATAGGAGTTGCAATGCAGGATAATAACATTACAAGTATTACAGGTGTGAAATTGCGTTGA